In Acropora muricata isolate sample 2 chromosome 11, ASM3666990v1, whole genome shotgun sequence, one DNA window encodes the following:
- the LOC136890035 gene encoding uncharacterized protein produces the protein MTLPALEKGIQKAHTPSAETIMVDFVYNIKEWIEPCLNKIKNHVYPHSYRFSKRDGKGEMKYKAWAKDKNWLPEGKGLRMLHSIPKGTPCLVKPDTRKLLDIKQLEDCVAKCKRLTAADRNWWSSFISNEKDYRQRWSDPSDEILQNYKKKEWPLKMLKRFKQLEDTTEGDPDQLQREQNLNDLLRKADRCPNVVVQEKRKNNRAGGTQRKRQRKES, from the exons ATGACACTGCCTGCTTTGGAGAAAGGAATTCAAAAGGCGCACACGCCTTCTGCAGAAACTATCATGGTTGACTTTGTGTATAATATAAAAGAATGGATTGAGCCATGCCTCAACAAAATAAAGAACCATGTTTACCCTCACTCCTACAGATTTAGCAAAAGAGATGGTAAGggtgaaatgaaatacaaagctTGGGCCAAGGACAAAAACTGGTTACCTGAAGGGAAAGGTTTACGAATGCTTCATTCTATACCTAAGGGAACCCCTTGTCTTGTAAAGCCAGATACACGAAAACTGCTCGATATCAAACAACTAGAGGATTGTGTAGCAAAATGCAAAAGACTTACTGCTGCTGATAGAAATTGGTGGAGTTCATTTATATCAAATGAAAAGGATTACCGCCAGAGATGGAGCGATCCATCAGACGAAATTCTTCAAAACTATAAGAAGAAGGAATGGCCTTTGAAGATGTTAAAACGGTTCAAACAACTGGAGGACACAACAGAGGGGGACCCAGATCAACTGCAAAGAGAGCAGAACTTAAACGACCTTCTACGGAAAGCAGATCGCTGTCCAAAC GTAGTAGTACAAGAAAAACGAAAGAACAACCGTGCTGGAGGTACACAAAGAAAGAGGCAGCGAAAGGAAAGCTAG
- the LOC136890036 gene encoding uncharacterized protein, with protein sequence MWKARFRNVIIPKENKFTKCGVCVALKLCLQGTTDKDKRKSFAIKRKLHNEQQMAERRVYYGNCLRAERDPKRYLSLILDGMDQSKTNIPHANCLSKDETYHFLRTHITGAISHGHGRIFSVIDLMRWPHDSNLTLSVLLRIFLDLSKV encoded by the exons ATGTGGAAAGCAAGATTTAGGAATGTTATCATACCAAAG GAGAACAAGTTCACAAAGTGTGGGGTCTGCGTGGCTTTAAAACTTTGTCTTCAAGGAACAACAGATAAGGACAAGAGGAAGTCTTTTGCaatcaaaagaaaactccaCAACGAACAACAAAT GGCTGAAAGAAGAGTATACTACGGCAACTGCTTGAGAGCTGAACGGGACCCAAAGCGCTATCTGTCGTTGATTCTGGATGGTATGGATCAGTCCAAAACCAACATACCACATGCAAATTGTCTTTCAAAG GACGAAACATACCACTTCTTAAGGACCCACATAACTGGAGCGATATCTCATGGGCATGGGCGAATTTTCAGTGTCATTGACCTGATGCGGTGGCCACATGACTCTAATTTGACGCTTTCTGTTTTGTTGCGTATTTTCCTTGATCTCTCAAAAGtatga
- the LOC136890368 gene encoding kinesin-like protein KIF15-B, whose product MQARDSPAFAAQRQVFRSQAPSIQPLPMAEATTGPSHQNTPHPQGSQSALIPPYQAPFVPFTYGMPPTFSQAYNFQYPSTLRQILPKPQVMADSQSSSSTSRPPDFITHVQAIRKSLYQLCGIDEAQEPPREGQAYSKWRKLVIQQGKPHNMSHYIMVAKLSNRCFSVVLQIPNRLNNKVTQGDFMALYNKSEEEQFRLLSDVLEGHISFQELKRQKCEKGAPSKQKAPTGNTEELQEEVSRLKSQNTDLRIKLQQAVEDLDNERKRAKKLERRLKVLEKESEEEFYQYRRDVDGLREETNELAESWVNKNCVLQDDEESDVSSVARISSSEDNESTNNETALVSSDEDVPLSSVTQTKRTIEVDDVLEDARKSSSAVSSSSESSDLDEERISRPETALERLRAATKGSNEKIKHKTGRLTKPKYSSTVSTHSTEQIASG is encoded by the exons ATGCAAGCCAGAGATTCACCAGCTTTCGCAGCTCAAAGACAGGTATTTCGCAGCCAAGCCCCATCAATTCAACCATTACCTATGGCAGAGGCGACTACTGGACCGTCACACCAAAACACACCTCATCCTCAAGGTTCTCAGTCGGCCTTAATTCCCCCTTACCAAGCTCCATTTGTACCGTTCACATATGGGATGCCACCAACATTTTCACAAGCCTACAACTTCCAATATCCAAGCACTCTACGACAAATACTTCCAAAGCCTCAAGTGATGGCAGATTCTCAGTCAAGCTCTTCCACCAGCCGACCACCTGACTTCATAACCCATGTACAAGCAATTCGAAAGTCCCTTTACCAATTATGTGGCATCGACGAAGCACAAGAACCACCCCGAGAAGGTCAAGCGTATTCTAAGTGGCGAAAGTTGGTGATTCAACAAGGAAAACCA CACAATATGTCTCACTACATAATGGTTGCCAAGCTATCAAATCGATGCTTTTCAGTAGTGCTGCAGATACCAAATCGTTTAAACAACAAAGTCACACAAGGTGATTTCATGGCCTTGTacaataaaagtgaagaagagCAGTTTAGACTCTTGTCAGATGTCTTAGAGGGACACATTTCATTTCAAGAACTTAAGCGGCAAAAG TGCGAAAAGGGAGCGCCATCAAAGCAGAAAGCACCGACCGGAAACACGGAAGAG TTACAAGAAGAAGTATCAAGACTGAAAAGTCAAAATACTGATCTTCGAATTAAACTGCAGCAG GCCGTTGAAGATCTTGACAATGAAAGGAAGAGAGCAAAGAAGCTAGAGAGAAGACTTAAAGTACTCGAGAAAGAAAGTGAAGAG GAGTTTTATCAGTACCGTAGAGACGTAGATGGTCTAAGAGAAGAGACTAATGAACTTGCCGAGAGCTGGGTCAACAAGAACTGTGTCCTTCAAGATGACGAAGAGTCAGATGTCTCAAGTGTGGCTCGG ATTTCATCTTCTGAAGACAATGAATCCACAAATAATGAGACAGCGTTAGTCAGCAGCGACGAGGATGTACCGCTGTCATCAGTCACACAG ACCAAGCGCACAATTGAGGTCGATGACGTCTTGGAAGATGCACGGAAGTCTTCCAGTGCGGTCTCGTCTAGTTCAGAG AGTTCTGATCTAGACGAAGAAAGAATATCAAGACCAGAAACTGCCCTGGAGAGATTAAGGGCAGCAACCAAAGGGAGCAATGAAAAG ATCAAACATAAGACCGGTCGTTTGACAAAGCCCAAATATTCATCCACGGTAAGCACACACTCCACTGAACAAATCGCAAGTGGTTAA
- the LOC136890601 gene encoding uncharacterized protein: MLTLQTKRTSQVDDVLEEARKSSRAVSSSSESSDLDEERILRPETALERLRAATKGSNEKIKHKTGRLTKPRYSSTPAKPIAVDHKKDKDRLSQSFKDDWDYRIEVLMAKEWVAVAYEENFFVGQIEKKLANKVRVTFLEQKKDTFFSWPKRKDRADIKPAFIFCRNLEVLQQKDNYIVKHLTELRQKFEGFSSKYFSQNN, encoded by the exons ATGTTAACTCTGCAGACCAAGCGCACAAGTCAGGTCGATGACGTCTTGGAAGAAGCACGGAAGTCTTCCAGGGCGGTCTCGTCTAGTTCAGAG AGTTCTGATCTAGACGAAGAAAGAATATTAAGACCAGAAACTGCCCTGGAGAGATTAAGGGCAGCAACCAAAGGGAGCAATGAAAAG ATCAAACATAAGACCGGTCGTTTGACAAAGCCCAGATATTCATCCACG CCGGCTAAACCTATTGCTGTGGATCATAAGAAAG ATAAAGACCGCTTATCACAGTCTTTCAAGGATGATTGG GACTACCGTATTGAAGTCTTAATGGCAAAGGAGTGGGTGGCTGTTGCATATGAAGAGAACTTTTTCGTTGGGCAAATAGAAAAGAAACTTGCCAACAAAGTTCGAGTAACTTTCCTAGAACAAAAAAAGGATACATTTTTTAGCTGGCCGAAACGAAAAGACAGGGCAGACATAAAGcctgcttttattttctgtcGAAACTTAGAAGTTCTACAACAAAAAGATAATTATATTGTAAAACATCTAACAGAACTACGCCAGAAATTTGAAGGCTTTTCTTCGAAGTACTTCTctcaaaataattga
- the LOC136890369 gene encoding uncharacterized protein, with translation MLVNLLDEISCFNFYFYTVFFRGGNFDSWLQSMLRGSMIFIIFRRRNYDKATLCQLSDILFHVSENTDLGEKIQEFLQVFTEKKIEILHSILRRNVPIWAVPQLIRTIAHALSGRRFDADFLEWFLPKYLRGNSNKNLAEMALNSAEFLFNLFSDVWQMLGETVKVPRAHRKFQPYYFPALDATMDQRSLPLGYSFLGNEPDSVVCCDLDDCQLPKQSLDYKRLNCGHSFHLSCLRDREHGQNRSNQVDPTRLCAICHPLLEARIRELSTTMNRYLGGEELSDDESDQESDDEDDDEDPDNFEDTLDDSDNHQQQGSPVDDLQSKLYDCARLLKNNGQPNLFPKYGNSKQKPSSNQDQVAPVVLENKDEFRCQCVGFSKICKSRGGLTLHVKKVHNSQNKSTDTCGGIAT, from the exons ATGTTGGTCAACTTACTGGATGAGATaagctgttttaatttctaCTTTTACACCGTGTTCTTCCGTGGTGGAAATTTTGACAGCTGGTTACAGTCAATGCTGAGGGGTTCCATGATCTTTATCATCTTCCGGCGGAGAAACTATGACAAAGCAACATTATGTCAGCTGAGTGACATCCTATTCCATGTCTCTGAGAACACAGACCTTGGGGAAAAGATACAAGAGTTCCTGCAAGTTTTTAcggagaaaaaaattgaaatacttCATTCCATCCTACGGCG TAATGTACCCATCTGGGCTGTTCCACAACTGATCAGGACAATTGCACATGCACTGAGTGGAAGACGCTTTGACGCAGATTTCCTGGAATGGTTTCTGCCAAAATATTTGAGaggcaacagcaacaaaaaccttGCAGAGATGGCATTAAACTCAGCAGAATTCCTGTTCAATCTCTTTTCTGACGTGTGGCAGATGCTAGGAGAAACAGTCAAGGTTCCACGTGCACACCGTAAATTCCAG CCCTACTATTTCCCAGCTCTAGATGCAACTATGGACCAACGATCGCTGCCGTTGGGATATTCATTTCTTGGCAATGAACCTGACAGTGTGGTGTGCTGTGACCTTGATGACTGCCAACTTCCAAAGCAATCCTTGGACTACAAACGGTTAAACTGCGGCCACTCATTCCATTTATCTTGCTTAAGAGATCGAGAACATGGTCAGAATCGGTCAAATCAAGTTGACCCTACACGTTTGTGCGCGATTTGCCACCCTTTGCTTGAAGCAAGGATACGAGAGCTTTCCACGACGATGAATAG GTATTTGGGAGGTGAAGAACTCAGTGACGACGAAAGCGACCAAGAAAGTGACGACGAGGACGATGACGAAGACCCAGACAATTTTGAGGACACCCTGGATGACAGCGATAATCATCAGCAGCAAGGAAGCCCAGTGGACGATTTACAGTCAAAGCTGTACGACTGCGCTAGACTCCTCAAAAACAACGGCCAGCCAAATTTATTTCCAAAATATGGAAACTCGAAGCAAAAGCCTTCTTCCAATCAAGACCAAGTTGCTCCTGTAGTTCTCGAGAACAAAGACGAATTTCGTTGCCAGTGCGTTGGGTTCTCCAAGATTTGTAAATCTAGGGGCGGACTAACACTCCATGTCAAGAAAGTGCACAATAGCCAAAACAAATCGACCGATACATGTGGTGGCATTGCTACTTGA